One window of the Triticum dicoccoides isolate Atlit2015 ecotype Zavitan chromosome 3B, WEW_v2.0, whole genome shotgun sequence genome contains the following:
- the LOC119282635 gene encoding F-box/FBD/LRR-repeat protein At1g13570-like: MGCKKAKAEATSVLSSDRLSSLPPKIKGNVLSRLNIREAVRTSTLSSTWRDAWTNMPKISLRDINFTRTRFVTLVDMVLALHKGTIEEFDISGEKSYHDEFARWMLMLSRRSPRSVTIKLNSGPRYKISSRVFSIGDLKFLQLENCIISLPRAFQGFKSLTYLSLNNFSSTDRDIQNLISFCPVLTDLILTTFGGINKLNIQAPKLQYLSVYGDFEDINLEAPNLKVAILYLGHQAKAYQSVPIVHDKENHIKKSLGSLSEIKILGITGSFMKYLSKGRILTKLPAVFTRLENIYLNICFWDRRQVFAAYSLFQNAPNVKKLAVWSYPSST; the protein is encoded by the exons ATGGGCTGCAAAAAGGCCAAGGCAGAAGCTACATCTGTTCTGAGTTCAGACCGACTAAGCAGTCTACCTCCAAAGATAAAAGGCAACGTCCTCTCCCGTTTGAATATCAGAGAAGCTGTTAGGACTAGCACCTTATCGAGTACTTGGAGGGATGCATGGACAAATATGCCAAAAATATCTTTGCGCGATATAAATTTTACGCGAACCAGGTTCGTTACGTTGGTCGATATGGTGCTAGCACTCCACAAGGGAACCATAGAAGAGTTTGATATATCAGGTGAAAAAAGTTACCACGATGAGTTCGCTAGGTGGATGCTCATGCTGTCAAGGAGATCACCAAGGTCAGTTACAATCAAGTTGAACTCAGGGCCAAGGTATAAGATTTCCTCACGCGTCTTTTCCATCGGTGATTTGAAGTTTCTGCAACTGGAAAACTGCATCATCAGCTTGCCCCGGGCATTCCAAGGTTTCAAGAGCCTAACTTACCTGAGCCTAAACAATTTCTCATCCACAGACAGGGATATCCAAAATCTGATCTCGTTCTGCCCCGTACTGACTGATTTAATATTAACTACTTTTGGGGGCATCAACAAACTAAACATTCAAGCTCCTAAGCTACAATATCTTAGTGTTTATGGGGACTTTGAAGACATTAATTTGGAGGCCCCTAATCTGAAGGTGGCCATCCTCTATCTAGGTCACCAAGCTAAAGCATATCAATCTGTTCCAATTGTGCATGACAAGGAAAACCATATCAAGAAGTCATTGGGAAGCCTAAGTGAGATCAAAATACTTGGAATCACTGGTAGTTTCATGAAG TATCTATCAAAAGGGCGTATACTTACAAAGCTCCCTGCTGTGTTTACTCGCCTCGAGAATATTTATCTTAATATATGCTTTTGGGACCGGAGGCAAGTCTTTGCTGCTTATTCATTATTTCAGAATGCCCCTAACGTGAAGAAGCTTGCGGTGTGG agTTACCCTTCGAGCACATAG